The Rhizobium leguminosarum bv. trifolii WSM1325 genome has a window encoding:
- a CDS encoding histidine kinase (KEGG: ret:RHE_PC00157 two-component sensor histidine kinase protein~PFAM: Cache type 2 domain protein; histidine kinase dimerisation and phosphoacceptor region; ATP-binding region ATPase domain protein~SMART: ATP-binding region ATPase domain protein) encodes MTLRHQIIALAIVPLVISILAITTFITWQSANLAKNSIDTFEQNMLKTKEAEILNLTNLALSAIQTIYDNAGADDEAAKQKVAAILTSLDYGKDGYFFVYDYDGNNIVHPRQSFRHGHNWLDLTDPDGDKVIAELIATARAGGGLHQYKWQKPSTGQIADKLSFVVSLDKWQWVVGTGVYLDDVFAQSAAANAGMRANIKRTFIIVALIAVPSVLVVFTTCMLLTFHERRMADSRLKALTQRVIDTQEEERARLARELHDGISQNLVGVRYAMDLAGRKVRTNVDDAALTIDRGVEALNGAIKEIRRLSHDLRPRVLDDLGLTAALEALCYHFAERTGIETKIDASSFTDTLKAEANTALYRVAQEAFNNVERHSGASKLAVKVWSDNGRARMTVTDNGTGFDGAKDGLSGRSGLGLRNMQERMAHFRGLLLINSSETGTTLTAMLPKSANRPAGKRAEAA; translated from the coding sequence TTGACGTTACGACACCAGATCATCGCATTGGCGATCGTCCCGCTCGTCATATCGATCCTTGCGATCACCACCTTCATCACCTGGCAATCGGCAAACCTCGCCAAGAACAGCATCGACACGTTCGAGCAGAACATGCTGAAGACCAAGGAAGCCGAGATCCTCAATCTGACCAACCTTGCCCTGTCCGCCATCCAGACGATCTATGACAATGCCGGTGCCGACGACGAAGCCGCCAAGCAAAAGGTGGCGGCGATCCTGACTTCGCTCGACTACGGCAAGGACGGATATTTCTTTGTCTACGATTATGACGGCAACAACATCGTCCATCCGCGCCAGAGTTTCCGGCATGGGCATAATTGGCTCGATCTTACCGATCCGGATGGCGACAAGGTCATTGCCGAACTGATCGCCACGGCAAGAGCGGGCGGGGGCCTGCATCAGTACAAATGGCAGAAACCATCGACCGGACAGATCGCAGACAAGCTCTCCTTCGTCGTCAGTCTCGACAAATGGCAATGGGTCGTCGGCACCGGTGTTTATCTGGATGACGTCTTTGCCCAAAGCGCCGCCGCCAACGCCGGCATGCGCGCCAACATAAAACGGACCTTTATCATCGTCGCGCTGATCGCCGTGCCTTCGGTGCTCGTCGTTTTCACCACCTGCATGCTGCTGACGTTCCACGAGCGCCGCATGGCCGACAGCCGGCTCAAGGCCCTTACGCAGCGGGTCATCGATACCCAGGAAGAAGAGCGCGCACGGCTGGCGCGCGAGTTGCACGACGGCATTTCCCAAAATCTCGTCGGCGTGCGCTATGCGATGGATCTTGCCGGCCGCAAGGTGAGGACCAATGTCGACGATGCAGCACTGACGATCGATCGCGGTGTCGAGGCGCTGAACGGCGCCATCAAGGAAATCAGGCGGCTGTCGCACGACCTGCGCCCGCGCGTGCTCGACGACCTCGGCCTGACGGCGGCGCTCGAGGCACTCTGCTATCACTTTGCCGAGCGGACGGGCATCGAGACGAAGATCGACGCCTCAAGCTTCACCGACACGCTGAAGGCCGAAGCCAATACCGCGCTTTATCGTGTCGCACAGGAAGCGTTCAACAATGTCGAACGCCACTCGGGCGCCTCCAAGCTTGCGGTCAAGGTCTGGAGCGACAACGGCCGCGCCCGCATGACGGTCACCGACAATGGCACTGGCTTCGACGGCGCCAAGGACGGCCTGTCCGGCAGATCGGGTCTCGGCCTGCGCAACATGCAGGAGCGGATGGCCCACTTCCGCGGCCTGCTGCTGATCAACAGCAGCGAGACCGGCACGACGCTGACGGCAATGCTGCCGAAATCAGCCAATCGTCCCGCCGGCAAGCGGGCAGAAGCGGCATGA
- a CDS encoding two component transcriptional regulator, LuxR family (PFAM: response regulator receiver; regulatory protein LuxR; Sigma-70 region 4 type 2; LexA DNA-binding domain protein~SMART: response regulator receiver; regulatory protein LuxR~KEGG: ret:RHE_PC00156 two-component response regulator protein), with protein sequence MTERPKIRVLLIDNHPLVLDGLKAVLETFDHIEVAGTAGLAQTGLEIGRQVLPQVVLMDINMPKLSGIDAIELFRNELPQARVVMLSMHDSREYISSSVMHGAAGYILKDVSTDEIVSAIETVAGGGTYFSSGVFDALMGERAEEGSDPLTPRERDILGLIVAGRSNKEIAETLGITSATAETHRKNLKKKLGIATTAGLIRYALDHGIVSKTG encoded by the coding sequence ATGACAGAACGCCCGAAAATCAGGGTGCTCTTGATCGACAACCACCCGCTGGTGCTGGACGGGTTGAAGGCGGTGCTCGAAACATTCGACCATATCGAAGTTGCCGGCACGGCCGGGCTCGCGCAAACGGGGCTGGAGATCGGCCGGCAAGTTCTGCCGCAGGTCGTGCTGATGGACATCAACATGCCGAAGCTGAGCGGCATCGATGCGATCGAGTTGTTCAGGAACGAACTTCCCCAGGCGCGGGTCGTGATGCTCTCCATGCATGACAGCCGCGAGTATATTTCCTCCTCGGTCATGCATGGCGCTGCCGGTTACATCCTGAAGGACGTTTCGACAGACGAGATCGTCTCGGCCATCGAGACCGTAGCGGGCGGGGGGACATATTTCTCGTCCGGCGTCTTCGACGCGCTGATGGGCGAACGCGCCGAGGAGGGTAGCGATCCCCTGACCCCGCGCGAACGCGACATTCTCGGGCTGATCGTTGCCGGCAGAAGCAACAAGGAGATCGCCGAAACGCTCGGGATCACCTCCGCCACGGCGGAAACCCATCGCAAGAACCTCAAGAAGAAGCTCGGTATCGCCACCACAGCGGGCCTCATCCGCTATGCGCTCGATCACGGCATCGTCTCGAAAACCGGGTAA
- a CDS encoding conserved hypothetical protein (KEGG: ret:RHE_PC00155 hypothetical protein) produces MEKPRSKAALWLLVIPYLGLLWPPFYNVREPSLFGFPFFYWYQLLWVPITAALTWIAYRSTRHDD; encoded by the coding sequence ATGGAAAAACCACGTAGCAAGGCAGCGCTCTGGCTGCTTGTCATTCCCTATCTAGGTCTGCTCTGGCCACCATTTTACAATGTCCGCGAGCCATCTCTTTTCGGCTTTCCCTTCTTCTATTGGTATCAGCTTCTCTGGGTGCCGATCACCGCAGCGCTGACCTGGATCGCCTATCGGAGCACTCGCCATGACGACTGA
- a CDS encoding Na+/solute symporter (PFAM: Na+/solute symporter~KEGG: ret:RHE_PC00154 monocarboxylic acid permease protein), producing the protein MTTDINGTALAVFIFFFVLVTVMGFVASRWRKPETLASIDEWGLGGRNFGTWITWFLVGGDFYTAYTVIAVPALVYTVGAYGFFALPYTIVVYPFVFMVMPVLWKRAKDFGYVTAGDVVHGQYGSRGLELAVAATGVIATMPYIALQLVGMTAVLKALGLHGELPLAIAFIVLALYTYSAGLRAPALIAFVKDIMIYIVVIAAVALIPSKLGGYANVFASADAAFQAKGSGNLLLGGNQYVAYATLALGSALAAFMYPHTLTGIFASNSGKTIRKNAIMLPAYTLLLGLLALLGYMGHAANLKLDSANDVVPTLFKTLFSGWFSGFAFAAIAIGALVPAAVMSIGAANLFTRNFWKAYVDPDVSDAGEAKVAKITSLVVKIGALLVIIFLPTQFALDLQLLGGIWILQTLPALVFGLYTNWFRAPALLAGWFVGFGGGTFLVWDAGWKPLHLISLGGEPFTVYTGLLALAANIAVAVVVNALLPAKAPARA; encoded by the coding sequence ATGACGACTGACATCAACGGCACGGCGCTTGCCGTCTTCATCTTCTTTTTCGTACTCGTCACCGTCATGGGCTTCGTTGCCTCTCGTTGGCGTAAGCCGGAAACGCTGGCGAGTATAGACGAATGGGGCCTCGGCGGACGCAACTTCGGCACCTGGATCACCTGGTTCCTGGTCGGCGGCGATTTCTATACCGCCTACACCGTGATCGCCGTCCCGGCGCTGGTCTACACGGTCGGCGCCTACGGCTTCTTCGCGCTGCCCTACACCATCGTCGTCTATCCCTTCGTCTTCATGGTCATGCCTGTGCTGTGGAAACGCGCCAAGGATTTCGGCTATGTGACGGCTGGCGACGTGGTCCACGGTCAATATGGATCGCGCGGGCTCGAACTTGCCGTGGCGGCAACAGGCGTCATCGCCACCATGCCCTATATTGCCCTCCAGCTCGTCGGCATGACGGCGGTGCTGAAGGCGCTCGGGCTGCATGGCGAATTGCCGCTGGCGATCGCCTTCATCGTGCTGGCGCTCTACACCTACTCCGCGGGCCTGCGCGCACCGGCGCTGATTGCCTTCGTCAAGGACATCATGATCTATATCGTCGTGATCGCCGCCGTCGCACTGATCCCGTCGAAACTCGGAGGTTACGCGAATGTCTTTGCCTCGGCCGACGCGGCTTTCCAGGCCAAGGGTTCCGGCAACCTGCTGCTCGGCGGCAATCAGTATGTCGCCTATGCCACGCTCGCCTTGGGTTCGGCGCTCGCGGCCTTCATGTATCCGCATACGCTGACCGGCATCTTTGCCTCCAACAGCGGCAAAACGATCCGCAAAAATGCGATCATGCTGCCCGCCTATACGCTGCTGCTCGGCCTTCTGGCGCTGCTCGGCTATATGGGGCATGCCGCCAACCTGAAGCTCGACAGCGCCAATGACGTTGTTCCGACGCTGTTCAAGACGCTGTTTTCAGGCTGGTTCTCCGGCTTTGCCTTTGCGGCGATCGCCATCGGTGCGCTGGTGCCGGCGGCAGTGATGAGCATCGGCGCCGCCAACCTCTTCACCCGCAATTTCTGGAAAGCCTATGTCGATCCTGATGTCAGCGATGCGGGCGAGGCGAAGGTCGCAAAGATCACCTCGCTCGTCGTGAAGATCGGGGCGCTTCTCGTCATCATCTTCCTGCCGACGCAATTCGCCCTCGACCTGCAGCTGCTCGGCGGCATCTGGATCCTGCAGACGCTTCCGGCGCTGGTCTTCGGCCTCTATACCAACTGGTTCCGTGCACCCGCTCTGCTTGCCGGCTGGTTCGTCGGCTTCGGCGGCGGCACTTTCCTCGTCTGGGATGCCGGTTGGAAGCCTCTGCATCTGATCAGCCTCGGCGGCGAACCCTTCACCGTCTATACCGGACTGCTGGCGCTTGCGGCCAACATCGCCGTTGCGGTCGTGGTCAACGCCTTGCTTCCGGCCAAGGCTCCGGCCCGGGCATAA
- a CDS encoding methyl-accepting chemotaxis sensory transducer (PFAM: chemotaxis sensory transducer; histidine kinase HAMP region domain protein~SMART: chemotaxis sensory transducer; histidine kinase HAMP region domain protein~KEGG: ret:RHE_PC00153 methyl-accepting chemotaxis protein), whose amino-acid sequence MHSETPRLCIRTRYDKQSWLPRHPSNKPHREGRVHMKNIMSFGVVARLALGFSVLLLLMVGLTIYSTEKVAQINDKLGTINDVNSVKQRFAINYRGSVHDRAIAIRDVTLVTSDDERKTAEALIEKLAASYAENEKRMADMVASPAGATEQEKTILGEIADIQAKTNPLVAQIIALQEKGDGEAARKILLEQARPAFVAWLGAINKFIDYQEALNKSIGGEVRSTASGFKPLALTALGIAAVLSLVAAAVTARTIVGPLAKLQLSLKAMADGNLNGDRRLEARGDEIGKLARAVAGLRDAISAKAEREADAEAKRAVSERHRLEQDADERRTLAEQTDKAVGQLGDALQALADGDLTQQIGTPFIPSLEKLRADFNSAVEKLRAAMQKVAQNASAIAGGAQEIRSASDDLAKRTEQQAASVEETAAALEEITTTVADSSNKAQEAGQLVRKTKDSAERSGSVVRDAVDAMGKIESSATEIGSIIGVIDEIAFQTNLLALNAGVEAARAGDAGKGFAVVAQEVRELAQRSAKAAKEIKELINASNGHVKSGVALVGETGKALKEIAEQVQQVDGNVGAIVGASQEQATGLKEINTAVNRMDQGTQQNAAMVEEATAAAHNLAKEADALFQLLGQFNIGGAVAPKRVSPPAAAAPRAQPAPSPARQMIAKVGKSFQTNGNAALAGDWEEF is encoded by the coding sequence ATGCACTCGGAGACACCGAGGCTCTGCATTCGAACGAGATATGACAAGCAATCCTGGCTGCCGAGACATCCTTCCAACAAACCTCACCGCGAGGGGAGAGTGCATATGAAGAATATCATGAGTTTCGGGGTTGTGGCGCGCTTGGCGCTTGGCTTCAGCGTTCTCCTTTTGCTGATGGTCGGCTTGACCATCTATTCGACGGAAAAAGTTGCGCAGATCAACGATAAGCTTGGAACCATCAACGACGTCAACAGCGTGAAGCAGCGGTTTGCCATCAACTATCGCGGCAGCGTGCATGACCGGGCGATCGCTATTCGCGACGTCACTCTGGTGACGTCTGACGATGAACGGAAGACCGCCGAGGCATTGATCGAAAAGCTGGCAGCGTCTTACGCCGAGAATGAAAAGCGCATGGCGGATATGGTTGCTTCTCCGGCCGGCGCGACGGAACAGGAAAAGACCATTCTCGGTGAGATTGCAGACATCCAGGCGAAGACCAATCCTTTGGTCGCCCAGATCATTGCGCTGCAGGAGAAAGGCGACGGCGAGGCCGCTCGCAAGATCCTGCTCGAACAGGCCCGGCCGGCCTTCGTTGCCTGGCTTGGCGCCATCAACAAATTCATCGACTACCAGGAAGCGCTGAACAAATCGATTGGCGGCGAGGTTCGCAGCACGGCAAGCGGCTTCAAGCCATTGGCCCTGACCGCGCTTGGCATTGCGGCTGTTCTTTCACTGGTTGCCGCCGCCGTGACCGCACGCACGATCGTCGGCCCGCTGGCAAAACTTCAGCTTTCGCTGAAAGCGATGGCCGACGGCAATCTTAACGGCGATCGTCGCCTCGAAGCGCGCGGCGACGAGATCGGCAAGCTTGCACGGGCGGTAGCGGGGCTGCGCGACGCAATTTCGGCAAAGGCCGAACGGGAAGCCGACGCTGAGGCGAAGCGAGCCGTGTCGGAGCGGCATCGGCTCGAGCAGGATGCCGATGAACGCCGTACGCTCGCCGAGCAGACGGACAAGGCTGTCGGCCAGCTTGGCGACGCGCTGCAGGCGCTGGCTGATGGCGACCTTACACAGCAGATCGGCACTCCGTTCATTCCGTCCCTGGAAAAGCTGAGAGCCGACTTCAATTCCGCGGTCGAAAAGCTCCGTGCCGCCATGCAGAAGGTTGCTCAGAACGCCAGCGCCATCGCGGGCGGTGCACAGGAGATCCGCTCTGCCTCGGACGATCTCGCCAAGCGGACCGAACAGCAGGCAGCCTCGGTCGAGGAAACCGCCGCTGCTCTGGAAGAGATTACGACCACCGTTGCCGACTCGAGCAACAAGGCTCAGGAAGCCGGCCAGCTCGTTCGCAAAACCAAGGACAGCGCGGAGCGCTCTGGCAGCGTCGTTCGGGATGCGGTCGACGCCATGGGCAAGATCGAATCCTCCGCCACCGAAATCGGCAGCATCATCGGCGTTATCGATGAAATCGCGTTCCAGACCAATCTGCTGGCGCTGAATGCCGGCGTCGAAGCCGCCCGTGCCGGTGACGCAGGCAAGGGCTTTGCCGTCGTGGCTCAGGAAGTGCGTGAATTGGCGCAACGTTCTGCCAAGGCGGCAAAAGAAATCAAGGAACTGATCAACGCTTCGAATGGCCACGTCAAAAGCGGCGTTGCCCTGGTTGGCGAGACCGGAAAGGCGCTGAAGGAGATTGCCGAGCAGGTACAGCAGGTCGACGGCAATGTGGGCGCCATCGTCGGCGCCTCGCAGGAGCAGGCGACCGGGCTGAAAGAGATCAATACCGCCGTCAACAGGATGGATCAGGGCACACAGCAGAACGCCGCCATGGTTGAAGAAGCCACAGCGGCGGCTCATAACCTTGCCAAGGAAGCCGACGCGCTGTTCCAGCTGCTGGGCCAGTTCAACATTGGCGGAGCGGTGGCACCGAAACGGGTATCGCCGCCCGCTGCCGCAGCGCCTCGCGCCCAACCGGCGCCCTCGCCCGCGCGTCAGATGATTGCCAAAGTGGGCAAGTCGTTCCAGACGAATGGGAATGCGGCATTGGCCGGCGATTGGGAAGAGTTTTAA
- a CDS encoding Alkanesulfonate monooxygenase (PFAM: Luciferase-like monooxygenase~KEGG: ret:RHE_PC00151 putative FMNH2-dependent aliphatic sulfonate monooxygenase protein): MISRGAFLPLVLFQSHTEPQHRMSNNSEFLWYIPNDVKAGHRGDSAVENHNSLDTLTSQARALEEHGWKGALIGTGWGRPDTFTVAASLAARTTTFEPLIAIRPGYWRPANFASAAATLDHLTGGRVRINIVSGKDNLAAYGDSEGDQAHRYARTKEFMRLVRRLWTEENVTSAGENFRVAESTVVPRIQVRDDRRHPKFYFGGASEAAERVAATEADVQLFWGEPLEGVRERIARLKALSGELDRDLPPLEFGLRITTLVRDTTEQAWTDAEAKVAEMARSKGSGWHDHQRVLAVGQQRLLDLHERGDVLDDNLYTAPGKFGGGGAGTTWLVGSAEDVARSLRKYQDLGITHFVLSDTPYLSEIKRQGDQLLPLLRS, translated from the coding sequence ATGATCTCTAGAGGGGCCTTCCTCCCCCTCGTTTTGTTCCAATCACACACAGAACCGCAGCATCGCATGAGCAATAATTCCGAATTTCTTTGGTATATTCCGAACGACGTCAAAGCCGGTCATCGCGGTGATTCCGCCGTCGAGAACCACAACAGCCTGGATACGCTGACCAGCCAAGCAAGGGCGCTGGAAGAGCATGGCTGGAAGGGCGCGCTCATCGGCACCGGTTGGGGCCGCCCCGACACGTTCACCGTTGCGGCCTCGCTCGCCGCCCGGACCACCACCTTCGAGCCGCTCATTGCGATCCGCCCAGGCTATTGGCGACCGGCGAACTTCGCTTCCGCAGCGGCGACGCTGGACCATCTGACTGGCGGCCGCGTGCGGATCAACATCGTGTCTGGCAAGGACAACCTGGCTGCCTACGGCGACAGCGAGGGTGATCAGGCACACCGTTATGCCAGGACCAAGGAGTTCATGCGGCTGGTCCGCAGATTATGGACCGAAGAAAACGTCACATCCGCGGGCGAGAACTTCCGCGTCGCTGAATCCACCGTGGTGCCACGCATCCAGGTTCGCGACGACCGTCGGCACCCCAAATTCTATTTTGGCGGCGCTTCGGAGGCGGCCGAGCGGGTGGCCGCCACCGAGGCCGATGTCCAGCTCTTCTGGGGCGAGCCGCTCGAGGGTGTCCGCGAACGGATCGCGCGGCTCAAGGCGTTGAGCGGGGAGCTGGACCGCGACCTCCCGCCGCTGGAGTTCGGCCTGCGGATCACGACGCTGGTCCGCGACACCACGGAACAGGCATGGACTGACGCCGAGGCGAAGGTCGCCGAGATGGCGAGAAGCAAGGGCAGCGGCTGGCACGATCACCAGCGGGTGCTCGCCGTCGGCCAGCAGCGGCTGCTCGATCTGCACGAGCGCGGCGACGTCCTCGACGACAACCTCTATACCGCGCCGGGCAAATTCGGCGGCGGCGGAGCCGGCACCACCTGGCTGGTCGGGTCGGCGGAAGACGTCGCCCGCTCGCTGCGCAAATACCAGGATCTCGGCATCACCCACTTCGTGCTGTCCGACACGCCCTATCTCTCCGAAATCAAGCGGCAGGGCGATCAGCTGCTTCCGCTGCTACGTAGCTGA
- a CDS encoding nitrilotriacetate monooxygenase component A (KEGG: scl:sce5568 nitrilotriacetate monooxygenase component A) codes for MSISKRQMRLGAFIMATGHHIAAWRHPEAQADAGLNIDHYRELAQTAERGKFDLVFVADSPAGWDRAKDPEALRRTAQGAHFEPLTLWAALSQVTKHIGFVATASTTYEDPYLLARRFASLDYISKGRAAWNVVTTGADVSKNFSIAGHPAHADRYERAEEFVDLVKGLWDSYEDDAFIRDKESGVYLDPDKVHLVDHKGKFFSVAGPLNVGRPVQGYPVIVQAGASEPGRELAARTAEMIFTANQTFEDAQEFYSDVKGRLARYGRRPDELLISPGIFPVLGGTEAEARANYDHLQSLVHPSIAWNILARHYKGVDLSGYSLDDPAPPLPDNTELNKSRLKLVSDLVSRNNLTLRQFYLAVATARGHRTVVGTPEQIADAMQSWFENGAADAFNIMPPILPTALTDFVDQVVPILRKRGLFRHEYEGTTLRENLGLQRPPNGFVVQAGQQQAQAAV; via the coding sequence ATGAGCATATCGAAAAGGCAAATGCGGCTTGGCGCATTCATCATGGCGACCGGCCATCATATCGCCGCCTGGCGCCATCCGGAGGCACAGGCCGATGCCGGCCTCAATATCGATCACTACCGCGAGCTCGCCCAGACCGCCGAACGCGGCAAATTCGATCTCGTCTTCGTCGCCGACAGTCCGGCTGGATGGGACCGCGCCAAGGATCCGGAAGCGCTTCGTCGCACCGCCCAGGGCGCGCATTTCGAGCCGCTGACCCTCTGGGCGGCCCTCTCCCAGGTGACCAAACATATCGGCTTCGTCGCCACGGCATCGACGACCTACGAGGACCCCTACCTTCTCGCCCGCAGGTTCGCGTCGCTGGACTATATTTCCAAGGGTCGCGCCGCCTGGAACGTCGTCACGACGGGTGCGGATGTTTCGAAGAATTTTTCAATCGCGGGCCATCCTGCCCATGCCGATCGTTATGAGCGGGCCGAGGAATTCGTCGATCTGGTGAAGGGCCTGTGGGATTCTTATGAGGACGATGCCTTTATCCGCGACAAGGAAAGCGGGGTCTATCTCGATCCTGACAAGGTGCATCTCGTCGATCACAAGGGCAAGTTCTTCTCGGTGGCCGGTCCGCTCAACGTCGGCCGCCCGGTGCAGGGCTATCCTGTCATCGTGCAGGCCGGCGCATCGGAACCGGGGCGCGAACTTGCCGCCCGCACGGCCGAGATGATCTTTACTGCCAACCAGACCTTCGAGGATGCGCAAGAATTCTATTCCGACGTCAAAGGGCGGCTCGCCCGCTACGGACGCCGGCCGGACGAACTGCTGATCAGTCCCGGCATATTCCCGGTGCTCGGCGGCACGGAAGCGGAAGCCCGGGCGAATTACGACCATCTCCAATCGCTGGTTCATCCCTCCATCGCCTGGAATATCCTTGCGCGCCACTACAAGGGCGTCGATCTTTCCGGCTACTCGCTGGACGATCCCGCCCCTCCCCTGCCTGATAATACCGAACTCAACAAAAGCCGCCTCAAGCTGGTTTCCGATCTGGTATCGCGCAACAATCTGACGCTGCGCCAGTTCTATCTGGCGGTCGCCACCGCTCGTGGCCACCGGACGGTGGTTGGAACACCCGAGCAGATCGCCGATGCGATGCAAAGCTGGTTCGAGAACGGTGCTGCCGACGCCTTCAACATCATGCCGCCGATCCTGCCCACCGCTTTGACCGATTTCGTCGATCAGGTCGTCCCGATCCTGCGCAAGCGCGGCCTGTTCCGGCACGAATACGAAGGCACGACGCTGCGGGAAAACCTTGGCCTTCAACGCCCGCCAAATGGCTTTGTGGTTCAGGCGGGGCAGCAGCAGGCGCAGGCGGCCGTATGA
- a CDS encoding ABC transporter related (PFAM: ABC transporter related~SMART: AAA ATPase~KEGG: scl:sce0167 ABC transporter ATP-binding protein), producing MAPHPGKLKPANKAVHVRDLARRFATKTILDGVDLDIEEGEFVALLGRSGSGKSTFLRALAGLDHGVEGTGTLETPESLSVVFQDARLLPWRTVIQNVTLGLTGASGQEAGRKALAEVGLAGRETAWPNQLSGGEQQRVALARSLVREPALLLADEPFGALDALTRLKMHDLLRELCARHRPAVLLVTHDVDEAISLADRILVLDEGRLIEDLKIDLPTPRDHGDPSFAQTRIHLLSRLGVELPGRKAA from the coding sequence ATGGCGCCGCACCCTGGCAAACTGAAGCCCGCAAACAAAGCCGTCCACGTGCGAGACCTCGCACGGCGGTTTGCGACGAAGACGATCCTCGACGGCGTCGATCTCGATATCGAGGAAGGCGAATTCGTTGCCCTGCTTGGCCGCAGCGGCTCCGGCAAAAGCACGTTCCTCAGGGCTCTTGCCGGTCTCGATCATGGTGTCGAGGGAACGGGCACCCTCGAGACGCCGGAGAGCCTTTCGGTGGTTTTCCAGGATGCCCGCCTGCTGCCGTGGCGCACCGTCATCCAGAACGTCACGCTCGGCTTGACCGGCGCCTCCGGCCAGGAGGCCGGGCGGAAGGCTTTGGCGGAGGTAGGACTTGCAGGTCGGGAAACGGCGTGGCCGAACCAGCTTTCGGGTGGCGAGCAGCAGAGGGTCGCGCTTGCCCGTTCGCTGGTGCGCGAACCGGCCCTGCTTCTCGCCGATGAGCCGTTCGGCGCTCTCGACGCACTGACCCGGCTGAAAATGCACGATCTGCTGCGGGAGTTGTGCGCAAGACATCGTCCTGCCGTACTGCTCGTCACCCACGACGTCGATGAGGCGATTTCGCTGGCCGACCGGATACTCGTTCTCGACGAAGGCCGCCTCATCGAGGATCTCAAGATCGATCTGCCGACGCCCCGTGATCACGGTGATCCGAGCTTTGCGCAAACCCGCATCCATCTCCTCAGCCGGCTCGGGGTCGAGCTTCCGGGCCGCAAGGCCGCCTGA